One Brassica napus cultivar Da-Ae chromosome C4, Da-Ae, whole genome shotgun sequence genomic region harbors:
- the LOC106374720 gene encoding zyxin, with translation MLAPPVAAASSDIHSPCLAAFEQPMEKALVSESTLSQLFPNEFPYEFAFTYPEDLTETEDETNDEENDFLAGLTRRLTQRLPSPPPIDEAKVNSTKSTRSGNKSPNGPFSQALSPPETPCRKEDSVKVVSAAAGEVPKIKSDAKPNRRPNPNSFVPFPQNAAFYNYHYYYYYWLRQTQPALFAYPYPVRGVFAAPTAVKQPCAGTGVFTGPTAVKQPSAGTGVFTVPNAVKQPSAGTGAFTAPNAVKQPSVGTGVFLPRNCTNPSTSWKKAGKCVKLPTKVVQTEHPKTEKLSGGIQSRSQAHLSAGCSKLDRGTKSAVTGGCPKEESHLPQEWMY, from the exons ATGTTAGCGCCGCCAGTAGCCGCCGCGTCCTCTGACATCCATTCGCCTTGTCTCGCGGCATTCGAACAACCAATGGAGAAAGCCCTTGTCTCCGAATCAACTCTGAGTCAACTTTTCCCTAACGAGTTCCCTTACGAGTTCGCTTTCACCTATCCAGAGGACTTAACGGAGACGGAGGACGAGACAAATGACGAAGAAAATGACTTCCTTGCCGGGTTGACTCGCAGACTCACTCAGCGCCTCCCTTCCCCTCCTCCCATCGACGAGGCTAAG GTGAATTCTACTAAGTCAACTCGGAGTGGAAACAAGAGTCCCAACGGTCCGTTCTCGCAAGCCCTTTCACCGCCGGAAACTCCGTGCCGTAAAGAAGACTCTGTGAAAGTTGTATCTGCTGCAGCTGGAGAAGTCCCCAAGATCAAATCTGATGCAAAACCCAACAGACGCCCAAACCCTAATTCTTTCGTCCCATTTCCTCAAAACGCGGCGTTTTACAACTACcattactactactactactggCTAAGGCAGACGCAACCAGCTCTGTTCGCGTATCCTTATCCCGTTAGAGGCGTTTTCGCCGCTCCAACCGCCGTTAAACAGCCGTGTGCTGGTACCGGCGTTTTCACCGGTCCAACCGCCGTTAAACAACCGTCTGCTGGTACCGGCGTTTTCACCGTTCCAAACGCCGTTAAACAGCCGTCTGCTGGCACCGGCGCTTTCACCGCTCCAAACGCCGTTAAACAGCCGTCTGTTGGTACGGGCGTTTTCCTTCCCCGGAATTGCACAAACCCTTCTACTTCCTGGAAGAAAGCAG GTAAGTGTGTTAAGTTGCCGACGAAGGTTGTTCAGACGGAACATCCTAAAACTGAAAAACTCTCTGGTGGGATTCAATCACGTTCGCAAGCTCATCTTTCTGCAGGATGTAGCAAACTCGACCGTGGTACAAAGTCTGCGGTGACTGGTGGCTGTCCCAAGGAAGAAAGTCATCTTCCACAAGAATGGATGtactga